The segment CTGATCCATTGTAATTCATTGCTGCAATGACCATTAATGAGAAACACAGAAAATGAACGATCTCCAAAACAatcaataaaatgattttgacAGTTCAATTAATATAACGAGAGACAAATGAGTAGTAAAGATATTCCGCATCTGTTTCCTTCCTAcgcttgttatttttattacaacggCATTCCACAACTCAACTCAACAGCGACGTCTTATTCGGTATAGcacaaaaaaggagaaaaatcgaAGGAAAAACTGACAAAAGGAAACAATTCAATCAAGTCAGGTGTGTTTTTGATATGTTTACAAACAATCTACGgaacgttattattattacgcttATTGACGTCGACGAGAAATTGTACGACCGTaacgtgaaaatattttaactatttgATTTCCttcgtttgttgttttttcattctttcgtGCTTGCCTGTTGGAATGGCATGGCATTTATAGGTAAGCATAGTATTCAACCCTTTCAAATATTcccttttcgatttttttttcttatatttttaagaatgtcACGCGTTAAGAGTATGAGAGGGAACTTTTGTGTATGAACAATGACGTTTTAATAAAGGAAAGAATGGtcatgattaattaattacttcaattcagacaaaaaaatatttttttatatcaatttaataaatgtacGGAGgattttactaaattattttcgtgCATGAATTAGATGAATGTTGTTGATAAAGTTGGGGTTGAAGTGctatgaaaactttttcaatgcaaaatcaaattgttttttgaacaCATACAAGAAATATCATTTACCAAAAGTAGtcgaaaaacaatgaaattttttccaatgttttaaattctattttataaataataaaatgatgaagttactgagaaaacttttaaataaaaaattaaatttgccaaggttttatctttaaagtattttgatttcttttttctgACCGATTCGGCCAAAAatcattctaaaaaatcatGCATTTTTACCAACGATCATTAAAGTTTGTTGGGTAttattttgccaaaatttattcaaaaattaattcgttcTCGTGAGCGTTGGCGTTGTCACTTCAATTATTGAATTGCATTTTCAGAAGTAGCTTAGTTGCTAACACACTCCCGAACGCATGCATGTAGTTAACTGTTTgaatattaagttaaaaagttttttgatgtaaatGTTTGAGGTTTTAACTGCATTTAAACTCGATGCATACACAACACACCTTTGTGTTCTCCATGTCGCTACGACGTCCTCGAACGAGAGAAAGGAAAGAGTTTTCACATGTTTCTAACAATTACCGTTGTGCATGtcaaaaaaagattattacACACACTCTATCCACACACATACAAAATAGCGGCAACCTAATATGAAATGAAAGAGTagtgtatatttttaatgcacAAACTTTTGTATTCCGAAAAAAGTGTGCgatgtaacattttttaatgctaTCTACAACAGTACACAATGAGACAGAGATGGAAAAGTACCAACGAGTAAAGAGTTAGTAGAGTAGTTTATTGGGTTATAAAAGTTTTAGCAGcttgattttaattcaatgatTGACTTTGCATGTTTAAAAATCAGATAACCAAAGATTTTTGGTGtctgtctctctctctatCTTTCTGTTTCCATATCACTCTATGAAAGTGTgtatttgaatgaataaataaatatccaaAGTAAagagaatttcaatttaacttttaatcctATTATAAGTAGAAcacagtcaaaaatttatattcggtatcttttgtgtgtttctttctttcaaaGGACGAAttccattttaaaaagattttcggATGCCATTTACATTTTCAGTCGCTGCTAAATAGCTAGCTGGTTAAACAAAGTGCTGTGATGAGAATTCCTCCCATCAGCTAATAATATTCATTACACTTCTTCGCGTGTCTGTGcagatttttcgtattttaattagttaaaatgaTTATCTTCTTGTGCTGTGCGcaaacgacaaaaattaaaggtaGAAAAGCGTATTTATTCCACGTATACTTTGTTTATTATCATTCACAGTAGCAGAATAGAACACCCACACGATGGATTATGCCGCGTGCCGCAAGGCGGTATATTCTCGAGCGacgacatgaaaaataaattcacatcaatgtaaatatttgaacaataaTTTGATCACagaaatctaattaaaagtgTATGATAAGTCGTTATACTCAGGAGGTAATGCTGTTATAGTTTCacgtttttattgttaataagTAAGGAGAAATAAATCAGacgaatattttgtgtttttaaacttttaaagtggaaaaaaatgattttcattttcaaactgccttttttaatatatcaaaacttaaaatttgtatatttttatctcaattATGATATAATAAACAGCACAATAATTCACACTCGGCACAACATCTGAATAAATGACGCGTATTGACATCGTTAATGTACCTTTAACGTAACAAAATACCTTTAAAGTTTACACTTCCttgttgttggtttttttttattctcgcgCCAAAACAAGCTGACAGGCATCACGTTTCTCTCAGCACTTGTCACGAGCATTAATCAACAATAAACTTGATTACTATtcagtgttgttgttgtctatGATACGAcgaccaaaaaaaatctcgcgtTTGTTATCATAAAATTCCTATCCGAACATTGACTGCGTGAAAAAgctctaaaaatatatatataaaaaaacgacACATGACTCACAAAagtagcaaaataaaaaaaaaacaacaaaagacaaaaaaacttGGATCATAAATTCTTACATGCTGCGTGATATTGACGTTTCTCGAAGTATTTAGTAGATTTACAGCAGCAGCCTTAATTTTATTGGCCACACGACAATGGAGTTTGCTACACGAtcatcttcaataaaaaagataaataatcaacaacacaaaaaataagataatagcactgacgatgatgatgtgattgtgtatttattatttcttatattaaaattaaacaataaatacaGCACCGACGATTGTATAAAAGACACGAGAGACATTTATTAGTCATCGATACCTGTAATCgcgtaaaaattttagcatttAATGTTTAGTCAAATATTAGCACTCGGAGGAAGAACTGATAAATTTGTATCTCTgatcaaaatgaataaaattgtaagaatttattcatttctttaattatgaTTCTTCAatcttcttattatttatagattttttgcaCACTCGTGGCTTTGATAGTTCCATTAGTTTCCGAAATAACAGCAGAGGAAACCAAATCTCCTGATCAAATAACTTTCACAACAACCAAACCTAAATTGAACAAAGGATTTAACCcaaaatttgttcgaattCTCTCATCAGATGAGGTCAAAAAGAGCAATGACAACGAGAaggaaaagaaagaaacaacTCTGAAAAAAGtccccaaaaacaaattaggAATTGGTCGATACAGCCCTCGACATGTTAACAGTCCGATCCAAATGATTTACAAAATCGATGAAGTACctttgagtaaaattaaacCTTTTGTCGCATGTGAGTtgtaatttgtttttgaaaagaatttcctttaaagtttatttttttagctgaacCCTACATGGGCCCAAAACTGAGACTTGCTGATGGCGCTTATCCCGTGTATTACGGAGGAGCCTACACAAACGGAAAATTCGGAAAGTCAATTAAGTTTTACAACTTGAGAGAGTTTCGACAATTGTTCAAGTCGACgtgaaattaataaagaaaggACTTTCTTTGTATAAGGtgatggttaaaaatttaagttaagtgaaaatgtaataaaaactgCCTAATTTTAACTGAATAATAGTTTTTGGACAGAAACTATCTTTTAtttcgagaaaattattttaaataatttttcgttctaTTGTCTTCTAACACATGATTATTACTTAGATCTCTCTTTTGTGTTACCAATAAACATTTGTACGATGAAGCGTGAACTTAATATTAAGCTTTTGTTTCTTAATCAAGAAAGTTAATGTGAAATGCATAATAGTAATTATTTTCTGAATATAAGCCTCAACACTGCAAATGTATGATTTGAATCAAATCTTATTACATGTTTAGCATCTTTAACAATAGAGCAGGCCAATCCGACTTAGAGATAAAAACAATATGCAGCTGCATGTCTCAcagaatattaattaaaattatggtttcattgaaaattcaacGAATTTCTAATATGACTTTAGCGACATCATCTATGGAATGACATAATTCTAAAGGTGaatcagaaaatttctttcatctcACTCTCAAAATTGTCGATAACCTCGTGCAAATCCATTTTAATCTCACACAATATGCAATCGACTTCacacaaaaacaataattaacatttaatttaacaaccgCGACAGTTAATATTAACTCATTGATAAAACGTTTCGACTCGACACAGTTGCCACGTTATCAAAGCGAAGcgataataaaatacat is part of the Culicoides brevitarsis isolate CSIRO-B50_1 chromosome 3, AGI_CSIRO_Cbre_v1, whole genome shotgun sequence genome and harbors:
- the LOC134835640 gene encoding uncharacterized protein LOC134835640, which gives rise to MNKIIFCTLVALIVPLVSEITAEETKSPDQITFTTTKPKLNKGFNPKFVRILSSDEVKKSNDNEKEKKETTLKKVPKNKLGIGRYSPRHVNSPIQMIYKIDEVPLSKIKPFVASEPYMGPKLRLADGAYPVYYGGAYTNGKFGKSIKFYNLREFRQLFKST